In one window of Myxococcales bacterium DNA:
- a CDS encoding helix-turn-helix transcriptional regulator — MTSPQMRPPFDSTSAAGAMLMRQVREPVLVGCMLAGLGTSTAYAAPPDMVWRSRRAAPQTTAGAMVPAALPAGGAIGELRRLSGLTWDQLARMFSVSRRSLHFWASGKPMAPSNEEHLQRVLAVLRKIDRGAASANRSALLGVREDGSIPFDLLVAGKYESALSLLGPLLGPGDGRRGTPPRLSEEARAARAPRPPEELVGVLQDRIHPTSGRLLASKPIATTRRK, encoded by the coding sequence ATGACGAGCCCCCAGATGCGCCCGCCGTTCGACTCGACATCGGCTGCCGGTGCGATGCTCATGCGCCAAGTGAGAGAGCCCGTCCTTGTGGGCTGCATGCTTGCCGGACTGGGCACGTCGACTGCGTACGCCGCGCCGCCGGACATGGTGTGGCGATCGCGACGCGCCGCTCCGCAGACGACGGCCGGCGCCATGGTGCCCGCGGCGCTGCCGGCTGGCGGGGCGATCGGCGAGCTGCGGCGGCTGAGCGGGCTCACGTGGGACCAGCTCGCGCGGATGTTCAGCGTGAGCCGTCGGTCGCTTCACTTCTGGGCGAGCGGCAAGCCGATGGCCCCGAGCAACGAGGAGCATCTTCAGCGAGTGCTCGCGGTCTTGCGAAAGATCGATCGTGGAGCAGCGAGCGCAAATCGCAGCGCGCTGCTTGGGGTTCGCGAGGACGGCAGCATTCCGTTCGACCTTCTCGTCGCCGGTAAGTACGAGAGCGCGCTTTCGCTCTTGGGGCCACTTTTGGGGCCAGGCGATGGACGACGCGGCACGCCGCCCAGGCTCTCCGAAGAGGCTCGAGCTGCACGCGCGCCGCGCCCACCCGAGGAGCTCGTCGGCGTGCTCCAGGACCGCATTCATCCAACCAGCGGCCGTCTCCTCGCGTCGAAGCCAATCGCGACCACGCGGAGGAAGTAA
- a CDS encoding nuclease — protein sequence MGPLYECLDGHIVLTGYAPDGDSIRFLPNDSAPLANLQRSSLIRWSPVSGSVQLRLEGVDAPELHYAAAGQPRGASARDALLGWLGVTDVRCAPDGTTIDSAAPAIVPATILTGAADAHGRVIAYLLRACPSAGARRHRVTPAVLKQTANHVLLAAGHVYPLAYTSQPREHRDMFRATARKARAKRLGVWSDDATARGFDLRGARSVGPRGALIFPKLFRRCIDYFADRVQGFDGSFVDWLSGHGSGGETRPDRVVLRHAANVLLSSLVQQRERHVALTTDLLDLVWVET from the coding sequence ATGGGACCGCTCTACGAATGTTTGGACGGGCACATCGTGCTCACCGGGTACGCCCCGGACGGTGACTCGATCCGATTTTTGCCGAACGACTCGGCTCCGCTCGCCAACTTGCAGCGCTCGTCCTTAATACGGTGGAGCCCGGTGAGTGGCAGCGTGCAGTTGCGCCTCGAAGGGGTCGACGCCCCCGAGCTCCACTACGCAGCCGCCGGCCAGCCGCGCGGTGCAAGTGCACGCGATGCGCTCCTCGGGTGGCTCGGAGTCACGGATGTTCGGTGTGCGCCCGACGGCACCACGATCGACTCGGCGGCCCCGGCGATCGTTCCCGCGACCATTCTCACGGGCGCGGCGGACGCACACGGCCGGGTGATCGCGTATCTGCTCCGCGCTTGTCCAAGTGCCGGCGCGCGGCGCCATCGCGTGACGCCGGCGGTCCTCAAGCAGACCGCGAACCACGTGCTCCTTGCGGCAGGCCACGTGTACCCGCTCGCGTACACGTCACAGCCCCGTGAGCACCGGGACATGTTCCGGGCCACCGCCCGGAAGGCACGCGCCAAACGGCTTGGCGTGTGGAGCGACGATGCCACCGCGCGCGGCTTCGACTTGCGCGGCGCACGCTCCGTCGGCCCACGAGGAGCGCTCATCTTCCCGAAGCTGTTTAGGCGATGCATCGACTACTTCGCCGACCGCGTTCAAGGGTTCGACGGATCGTTCGTCGATTGGCTCTCTGGCCACGGCTCGGGTGGCGAGACGCGGCCCGATCGCGTCGTGCTCAGGCACGCCGCCAACGTGTTGCTCTCGTCGCTCGTGCAGCAACGCGAGAGGCACGTCGCCTTGACGACCGATCTGCTCGACCTCGTTTGGGTGGAGACGTGA
- a CDS encoding ATP-dependent DNA helicase RecQ gives MARLAAARFGVRSFRPGQRELIEAVLTGHDALGVLPTGGGKSLTYQLPSLVLGKPTVVVSPLIALMKDQCDHMWRAHVDAAELDSTLSADEERQTNAEIRAGEHPLVYVTPERLASDACIEMLKVRGVGLIAVDEAHCVSQWGHDFRPAYLAIAQAAEKLGRPPILALTATATAETANDIAEELQLRNPVIVRKSVVRPNLAFEVRRTVNEMAKCAALEELVEEEPGAGIVYVATVKMADTLFAWLSAARVPVARYHAQMSADAREESRARFMNGNVRVMVATKAFGMGIDKPDIRFVVHYQFPDSIESYYQEAGRAGRDGKPARCVLFYRLEDKRVQTYFLAGRYPRRADIEKVCAALASAPASARARAMSLDELVAATGVGERRVQTIAAEWARLRATREGERERDGDGEGEGEGERERDRENVVDALASSFAARRDRDARKLNAMMHYAQGSVCRARALIAYFGEDGGAECGRCDVCRDGGARG, from the coding sequence ATGGCGCGGCTCGCCGCTGCACGCTTCGGCGTGCGGAGCTTCCGACCCGGGCAGCGCGAGCTGATCGAAGCCGTGCTCACGGGGCACGATGCGCTGGGTGTTCTACCGACCGGCGGAGGCAAGTCGCTGACGTACCAGTTGCCTTCGTTGGTGCTGGGCAAGCCCACGGTGGTCGTGTCTCCGCTCATCGCGCTGATGAAAGATCAGTGCGATCACATGTGGCGCGCCCACGTCGACGCGGCCGAGCTCGACTCGACGCTCTCGGCCGACGAAGAGCGCCAAACGAACGCCGAGATCCGCGCCGGAGAGCATCCGCTCGTCTACGTCACGCCGGAGCGTCTCGCTTCGGACGCGTGCATCGAGATGCTGAAGGTGCGCGGCGTCGGTCTGATCGCCGTCGACGAGGCGCACTGCGTTTCCCAGTGGGGACACGACTTTCGCCCCGCGTACCTGGCCATCGCTCAGGCGGCGGAGAAGCTCGGGCGGCCTCCGATTCTCGCCCTCACGGCGACCGCGACAGCGGAGACCGCGAACGACATCGCCGAGGAATTGCAGCTTCGCAATCCGGTGATCGTTCGCAAGAGCGTCGTGCGGCCAAACCTGGCGTTCGAGGTGCGGCGCACCGTCAACGAGATGGCCAAGTGCGCGGCACTCGAGGAGCTCGTCGAAGAAGAGCCGGGCGCCGGCATCGTGTACGTCGCCACCGTGAAGATGGCCGACACGCTGTTCGCGTGGCTGAGCGCGGCGCGTGTGCCGGTCGCGCGCTATCACGCGCAGATGAGCGCCGATGCGCGCGAGGAGAGTCGCGCGCGGTTCATGAACGGGAACGTTCGCGTGATGGTGGCGACCAAGGCGTTTGGGATGGGGATCGACAAGCCGGACATCCGGTTTGTGGTGCACTACCAGTTCCCCGATTCGATCGAGAGCTACTACCAAGAGGCGGGACGCGCCGGGCGTGACGGGAAGCCCGCGCGATGCGTGCTCTTCTATCGGCTCGAAGACAAGCGCGTGCAGACGTACTTTCTCGCGGGGCGGTATCCGCGACGTGCGGACATCGAGAAGGTGTGCGCGGCGCTCGCGAGCGCGCCGGCGAGCGCGAGGGCGAGGGCGATGAGTCTGGACGAGCTCGTGGCTGCTACGGGCGTTGGTGAGCGGCGAGTGCAGACGATTGCTGCGGAGTGGGCGCGGTTGCGGGCGACGCGCGAGGGGGAGCGTGAGCGTGATGGCGACGGCGAGGGCGAGGGCGAGGGCGAACGGGAGCGCGACCGGGAGAACGTGGTCGACGCCCTCGCGTCATCGTTCGCCGCGCGCCGAGATCGAGATGCGCGGAAGCTCAACGCGATGATGCACTACGCGCAGGGAAGCGTGTGTCGCGCGCGCGCGCTGATCGCGTACTTCGGAGAGGACGGCGGCGCCGAATGCGGGCGCTGCGACGTGTGCCGGGACGGCGGTGCGCGAGGGTGA
- a CDS encoding TolC family protein — protein sequence MRFKAKRALTIPLVVSVVLAATTARAEPMTLERVLALVNEAPRAHVARARAVASRAGVRTANKLLRHNPTLRGSLETDAPFDNDGERSLGVAIEQAFELGGQQGLRRDLAGAESDEGAASSAGAVADLKTEVVARFFEVDTLARELAVGRQVAEVYRRLSVSAAALVERGAITRIDLAVIDLEKTRVEAQLARDSGWLEAESRELASLAGRPTLAIEPVTSDAVAPLAASADALVADAVVRRPELAATRHRQRGATAKESLALREVWLTPTVAVGVKQERLVFGRGGLRLDAGAAPGLNGVDHRMWVAAVDLSIPLPVFEQRNTDRARAQGELAIASAEELATRDRIEGEVRAAAARADAAWRAFEISSTTRTVAEETSALVESAFARGAVTVNEVLVAHERILRARLGVVRARGDVLRARAVLAGARGHWSGEPSRIPAGL from the coding sequence GTGCGATTCAAAGCGAAGCGGGCACTCACGATTCCACTCGTCGTTTCCGTCGTCCTTGCGGCGACGACGGCCCGAGCCGAGCCCATGACCCTGGAGCGCGTGCTCGCCCTCGTGAACGAGGCGCCGCGCGCGCATGTCGCGCGGGCACGAGCGGTAGCGAGCCGCGCCGGAGTCAGGACGGCGAACAAGCTGCTCCGTCACAACCCCACGCTGCGCGGGAGCCTCGAGACGGATGCACCGTTCGACAACGACGGAGAGCGATCCCTCGGCGTTGCGATCGAGCAGGCGTTCGAGCTGGGTGGACAGCAGGGGCTTCGTCGCGATCTCGCCGGCGCCGAGAGCGACGAAGGGGCGGCGAGCAGCGCTGGGGCAGTCGCGGATCTCAAGACCGAGGTCGTCGCGCGATTCTTCGAGGTCGACACGCTCGCGCGAGAGCTCGCAGTCGGGCGGCAAGTCGCGGAGGTGTACAGGCGGCTCTCGGTGAGCGCGGCGGCTCTCGTCGAGCGAGGCGCAATCACACGAATCGACCTCGCGGTCATCGACCTGGAGAAGACTCGCGTCGAGGCGCAGCTCGCGCGCGACAGCGGTTGGCTCGAAGCAGAGAGCCGTGAGCTCGCATCTCTTGCGGGTAGGCCAACGTTGGCGATTGAGCCGGTCACCAGCGACGCGGTCGCTCCGCTCGCCGCCTCGGCGGATGCGCTGGTTGCCGACGCCGTCGTTCGACGTCCGGAGCTTGCGGCGACCCGGCACCGACAGCGAGGGGCGACGGCAAAGGAGTCGCTGGCGCTGCGCGAGGTGTGGTTGACGCCGACTGTCGCAGTGGGCGTAAAGCAGGAGAGGCTCGTATTCGGTCGCGGCGGCCTCCGGCTCGATGCGGGAGCGGCGCCAGGACTGAACGGAGTCGATCATCGCATGTGGGTCGCGGCCGTCGACCTCTCGATTCCGCTTCCGGTTTTCGAGCAGCGAAACACCGACCGTGCGCGCGCCCAAGGCGAGCTCGCGATCGCGTCGGCCGAGGAGCTGGCGACACGCGACCGGATCGAAGGCGAGGTTCGGGCAGCCGCCGCTCGTGCCGATGCCGCGTGGCGCGCCTTCGAGATATCTTCGACGACCCGGACCGTGGCGGAGGAGACGTCGGCGTTGGTGGAAAGTGCATTCGCGCGCGGTGCTGTCACGGTGAATGAGGTGCTGGTCGCTCACGAGCGGATCTTGCGTGCACGGCTCGGCGTCGTACGCGCACGGGGCGACGTGTTGCGTGCGCGAGCCGTGCTTGCGGGGGCGCGCGGGCATTGGTCAGGGGAGCCGAGCCGGATTCCGGCAGGTCTTTGA
- a CDS encoding TlpA family protein disulfide reductase, which produces MLLYKSVSARKRTSSRSQPLRVGEVAPPLAAVRGDGSPSTFAQIGGGPVLVHFWATWCEPCRKELPSLLAFGKLTDGVPVIAVSVDDDWDSIRGFFEGGVPENVVRAASAAHAAYGGSMLPDSYLLDGERRLVARFEGARDWDAPTFRAQLGRLVHGK; this is translated from the coding sequence GTGCTGCTTTACAAGAGCGTCTCGGCTCGGAAGCGTACGTCCTCACGTTCGCAGCCGCTCCGGGTCGGCGAAGTCGCGCCGCCGCTGGCTGCGGTTCGCGGCGACGGTTCCCCGAGCACGTTCGCGCAAATCGGCGGCGGTCCGGTGCTCGTTCATTTCTGGGCCACGTGGTGCGAGCCGTGCCGGAAGGAGCTGCCATCGCTCCTCGCATTCGGAAAATTGACCGACGGCGTCCCGGTGATCGCTGTCAGCGTCGACGACGACTGGGACTCCATTCGCGGCTTCTTCGAAGGCGGCGTACCCGAGAATGTCGTGCGCGCTGCGAGCGCGGCCCACGCGGCCTATGGAGGGAGCATGCTGCCCGATAGCTACTTGCTCGACGGCGAACGCCGCCTCGTCGCCCGCTTCGAGGGAGCGCGCGATTGGGACGCTCCGACCTTTCGCGCCCAGCTCGGGCGCCTCGTCCACGGAAAATGA